A stretch of Spirochaetaceae bacterium DNA encodes these proteins:
- the csb2 gene encoding type I-U CRISPR-associated protein Csb2 has protein sequence AGFPPPPPPYPPTTPPRAAPPPPPPPPHTPRRPPPPPPPPPPGGRRERTPDRSRYTVARYLLAGRPQPRIEDAVRIGELMRAAALSKFGWEQDARTGRCRPLAPPEISGRGEGNSPLRDAHHSHAFWLPEDADDDGLIDHVCVYAAAGFDDRTRGALDRLTRLWLRTRVSEETADRDGGGRQEWRLALEGFGTCDEFAQASALFRRARVWQSATPFLPTGHLKRTRDAHQVRRMLEQDQQVDGPLAEATGYPREVRRLLHRRAVLSGVLVDQLRVEILPHIKVHDAPRRPLQFHRFRSRGRETSKDAHGALLKIQFPVVIRGPVALGYGCHFGLGLFVPCEDTPT, from the coding sequence GCGGGTTTTCCCCCGCCGCCCCCCCCCTACCCCCCCACCACCCCCCCCCGGGCCGCCCCCCCCCCCCCGCCCCCCCCGCCCCACACCCCCCGGCGCCCCCCCCCCCCCCCCCCCCCCCCCCCCCCGGGGGGCCGCCGCGAACGCACTCCCGATCGCTCTCGCTACACCGTGGCCCGCTATCTGCTCGCCGGCCGCCCGCAGCCGCGCATCGAAGACGCCGTACGAATCGGCGAGCTGATGCGCGCGGCGGCGCTCTCCAAGTTCGGCTGGGAGCAGGATGCGCGCACCGGTCGCTGCAGACCTCTGGCACCACCGGAGATCTCCGGGCGGGGTGAGGGCAACTCGCCGTTGCGTGACGCCCACCATTCGCATGCATTCTGGCTCCCCGAAGATGCCGATGACGACGGTCTGATCGACCATGTATGTGTGTACGCCGCGGCGGGATTCGACGATCGCACGCGAGGGGCGTTGGATCGACTGACGCGCCTTTGGCTTCGGACCCGCGTGTCGGAAGAGACTGCAGACCGCGACGGAGGCGGCCGCCAAGAGTGGCGGCTGGCGCTGGAGGGCTTCGGCACCTGCGATGAATTCGCGCAAGCGTCGGCGTTGTTCCGCCGCGCGCGCGTCTGGCAAAGCGCCACCCCGTTCCTGCCGACCGGCCACCTGAAACGGACGCGGGACGCTCACCAAGTGCGCCGCATGCTGGAGCAGGACCAACAGGTTGACGGCCCCTTGGCCGAGGCCACCGGTTACCCACGCGAAGTGCGCCGGCTACTGCACCGTCGCGCCGTGCTGTCCGGCGTGCTCGTCGATCAGCTTCGGGTCGAAATCCTGCCCCACATCAAGGTACACGATGCTCCTCGGCGCCCACTGCAGTTCCATCGCTTCCGCTCCCGCGGCCGAGAGACCTCCAAAGATGCCCACGGCGCGCTCCTCAAGATCCAATTCCCGGTAGTGATCCGCGGCCCTGTTGCACTCGGTTACGGCTGCCACTTCGGCCTAGGCCTGTTCGTCCCCTGCGAGGACACGCCCACGTGA
- the cas3u gene encoding type I-U CRISPR-associated helicase/endonuclease Cas3, which yields MSNLPAVENGDRGAAALDAEDFALFFRDVHNQDPFPWQQRLTSEVLERRAWPSVIDLPTGTGKTAVLDTAVFAMAAQPDLAPRRVVFVIDRRIVVDQVYERAQRLQSRIEAADTPVLQRVRNRLGELSDGEPLGIAALRGGIPIDHQWTHRPDQPWVMVSTVDQFGSRLLFRGFGVRPGMWPIHAGLAGNDCLVILDEVHLSVPFAQTLAQVARLPCGPVPRRFAIVEMSATPSNKDAQRFTLCSATDLDGCAELHRRVTAAKHATLKSVRNEDALSAEVLRIIKSLHKSERRSKQEVRSVGVIVNRVRTAREVHQALADASFPAYLITGRMRPLDRVAALQRIGPIVDPDGTERPDEVTVVVSTQAIEVGADFSFDALITECAPADSLRQRFGRLDRRGSYAARTGSAAPAWIIALKSVVGNKRPDPIYGDSVRTTWEELQSRATRGSLEVGATGLRYFPENTNAPRADAPLLLPTHLEAWVQTSPRPLVEPPIEWFLHGMSQNRPTDVSIVWRRDRSSEALRLVPPRQAEFLQAPIAAVKSWLCNSDEVDVADVPQEDESNGSTSEDPAVAGKWVRWEGSAEGAKSIEPGQIRPGDILVVAPELGGLSSGSWDPCCRGTVPDLGDEAQIAYRRRATLRLDPGLDYVGSPPRPDQEATSDQPRLAHIAKWLESWADEPGLPTWTREVVERFARGFEVTLLGLDDETADGGYYVLTERHPETRKSLVDPDTLDGGDEAGSLTGTGATLGDHLVGVSIRAARIAESLRVPASIREDLRLAGRLHDLGKVDRRFQLQLVGGDPIDLEMLEHPLAKSLPGAQRVRRVPTGMRHELASTAMIESNDAVLRTAHDRDLVLHLVGTHHGWARPLPPVIEDREPETLSFTLDGHVMNANSNLVESHMAMEMADRFWRLLKRYGYHGLAWLEAILRLADHQQSAAESE from the coding sequence ATGAGCAATCTTCCCGCGGTTGAGAACGGCGATCGCGGAGCGGCCGCCCTGGACGCCGAAGACTTCGCGCTTTTCTTTCGGGACGTCCACAATCAGGACCCGTTCCCGTGGCAGCAACGGCTGACCAGTGAGGTACTCGAACGGCGGGCATGGCCGAGTGTCATCGACCTGCCGACCGGGACCGGCAAGACCGCAGTACTCGACACGGCGGTATTCGCGATGGCCGCGCAGCCGGACCTTGCACCCCGGCGCGTGGTGTTCGTGATCGATCGCCGTATCGTCGTGGACCAGGTTTACGAGCGAGCGCAACGCCTTCAGAGCCGCATCGAAGCAGCAGACACGCCGGTACTGCAACGAGTACGCAATCGGCTAGGCGAGTTGAGCGATGGCGAGCCACTTGGGATAGCCGCGCTGCGTGGCGGCATTCCCATCGACCACCAGTGGACGCATCGCCCGGATCAACCCTGGGTGATGGTCTCGACCGTGGACCAATTCGGTTCGCGCCTCCTGTTCCGCGGCTTCGGCGTCAGACCGGGAATGTGGCCGATCCACGCGGGACTTGCCGGCAACGACTGCCTGGTGATCCTTGACGAAGTGCACCTCAGCGTTCCGTTTGCCCAGACTCTTGCGCAAGTGGCGAGGTTGCCGTGTGGACCCGTACCGCGCCGCTTCGCCATCGTCGAGATGTCCGCCACGCCTAGCAACAAGGATGCACAGCGGTTCACCCTGTGTTCCGCTACCGATTTGGACGGATGTGCGGAGTTGCATCGACGGGTCACCGCGGCCAAGCACGCGACCCTGAAGTCCGTGCGCAACGAAGATGCTTTGTCAGCAGAGGTACTGAGAATTATCAAGTCGTTGCACAAGTCCGAACGGAGATCCAAGCAAGAGGTTCGCAGCGTCGGGGTCATCGTGAATCGTGTACGAACGGCTCGAGAAGTCCATCAGGCGCTGGCGGACGCAAGCTTCCCCGCCTACCTGATCACCGGACGGATGCGACCGCTGGATCGCGTCGCCGCGCTGCAACGTATCGGGCCGATCGTCGACCCGGACGGTACCGAACGACCCGATGAAGTCACGGTCGTGGTCTCGACGCAGGCCATCGAGGTCGGCGCTGACTTCAGCTTCGACGCCCTTATCACGGAATGCGCTCCGGCGGATAGTCTCCGGCAGCGCTTCGGGCGGCTCGACCGGCGCGGAAGCTACGCAGCGCGGACTGGCAGTGCAGCTCCTGCTTGGATCATCGCGCTGAAGTCAGTCGTTGGAAACAAGAGACCCGATCCAATCTACGGTGATTCGGTCAGGACCACATGGGAAGAACTGCAAAGCCGCGCCACGCGCGGATCGCTGGAGGTTGGCGCAACGGGGCTACGGTACTTTCCGGAAAACACCAACGCGCCACGCGCGGATGCACCATTGCTGCTACCGACCCATCTGGAAGCCTGGGTTCAGACCAGCCCGCGGCCGCTCGTGGAGCCGCCCATCGAGTGGTTCCTGCACGGCATGAGTCAGAACCGCCCGACGGACGTTTCGATCGTGTGGCGGCGGGATCGGTCGTCGGAAGCGTTGCGGCTGGTCCCTCCGCGGCAGGCGGAATTCCTGCAGGCTCCGATAGCGGCCGTCAAGTCGTGGCTGTGCAACTCGGATGAAGTGGATGTGGCCGATGTTCCGCAGGAGGACGAGTCGAACGGCTCGACTTCAGAGGATCCCGCGGTTGCTGGCAAGTGGGTTCGCTGGGAGGGATCTGCCGAAGGCGCCAAGTCCATCGAGCCGGGTCAAATCCGCCCGGGTGACATTCTGGTCGTCGCACCCGAGCTGGGCGGCCTGAGTTCGGGAAGCTGGGATCCGTGTTGCAGGGGGACCGTGCCGGACCTTGGCGACGAGGCGCAGATCGCATACCGGCGCAGGGCGACACTCCGTCTCGATCCCGGACTGGACTACGTGGGTTCGCCGCCGCGGCCGGACCAGGAAGCTACCTCGGACCAGCCGCGACTCGCACACATTGCCAAGTGGCTCGAGAGTTGGGCCGACGAGCCAGGGCTGCCAACCTGGACGCGCGAGGTTGTTGAGCGGTTCGCCAGGGGCTTCGAGGTGACGCTCCTTGGCCTCGACGATGAGACCGCGGATGGCGGCTACTACGTCCTGACTGAACGCCATCCTGAGACCAGAAAGTCACTCGTGGACCCGGACACCTTGGATGGCGGCGACGAAGCCGGCTCTCTGACCGGTACCGGTGCAACCCTGGGTGATCATCTCGTCGGCGTCAGCATACGTGCAGCGAGGATCGCCGAGAGTTTGCGGGTACCGGCCTCGATCAGGGAAGACTTGCGGCTCGCTGGCCGTCTTCACGATCTTGGCAAAGTCGACCGGCGTTTCCAGTTACAGTTGGTCGGGGGTGATCCGATCGATCTGGAGATGCTGGAGCATCCGCTCGCCAAGTCTCTGCCGGGCGCGCAGCGAGTGCGACGGGTTCCGACCGGAATGAGGCACGAGTTGGCGAGCACTGCCATGATCGAATCGAACGACGCGGTACTGAGGACCGCGCACGAT
- the csb2 gene encoding type I-U CRISPR-associated protein Csb2, with translation MLALSFSFPARRYHATPWGRHVNEADVAWPPEPWRILRALIATYWRKGTCVDWSKEDAASLIDSLAAEPPIYHLPDGAVHAHTRHYMPAPIKTTLVFDAFAHLPDGAAIVAAWPDLMLEPQQFALAADLADGIGYLGRAESWVECTALTAWDVAQANCLPADDSGSGLGELVGVLAPLTAPAYAAQRARLLGQADADERAAAKAAGKRPPTERVLRSKLERAFGVTLPARLMDAVAVDTADFQKHGWNRPPAAREINYRRAPLSPHPRRPPGGGAPPPPRAGPPPARAPPARRPPPPPQAPQRK, from the coding sequence ATGCTGGCGCTGTCGTTCAGCTTTCCGGCAAGGCGCTACCACGCCACCCCCTGGGGCCGTCACGTCAACGAGGCGGACGTCGCTTGGCCGCCCGAGCCTTGGCGGATTCTCCGGGCGCTGATCGCCACCTACTGGCGCAAGGGAACGTGCGTCGACTGGTCGAAGGAGGATGCCGCGAGCCTGATTGATTCGCTGGCCGCCGAGCCACCGATCTATCATCTGCCTGACGGTGCGGTGCACGCGCATACTCGGCACTACATGCCGGCGCCAATCAAAACGACGCTCGTATTCGATGCGTTCGCTCACCTGCCTGACGGAGCAGCGATAGTCGCGGCGTGGCCGGACCTCATGCTCGAGCCGCAGCAGTTCGCGCTGGCCGCCGACCTTGCCGACGGTATCGGCTATCTGGGCCGCGCGGAGAGCTGGGTCGAATGCACCGCGCTCACGGCGTGGGACGTTGCCCAGGCGAATTGCCTGCCTGCGGACGATTCCGGGAGTGGACTAGGGGAGTTGGTGGGCGTGCTGGCCCCGCTCACGGCGCCTGCTTACGCCGCGCAGCGTGCGCGCCTCCTGGGGCAGGCAGACGCCGACGAACGCGCCGCCGCCAAGGCCGCCGGTAAGCGTCCACCTACCGAAAGGGTGCTGCGCAGCAAGCTGGAGAGGGCCTTCGGAGTCACTCTGCCGGCGCGCTTGATGGATGCCGTCGCCGTCGATACCGCCGACTTCCAGAAGCATGGCTGGAACCGGCCACCGGCTGCCCGAGAGATCAACTACCGGCGCGCGCCTCTCTCACCCCACCCCCGCCGCCCCCCGGGGGGGGGGGCGCCCCCGCCCCCGCGCGCGGGCCCCCCCCCGGCCCGCGCCCCGCCCGCCCGCCGCCCCCCGCCCCCCCCCCAAGCCCCCCAACGCAAA
- a CDS encoding ankyrin repeat domain-containing protein has product MIDREPTICYVFDTSNEVGRVRYRRRLEFALAVLLCAAALPVAAQDCDGWNTPGFFAQDKPPVHECLLAGADVLARDESGWTPLHFAAALDDASIVGLLLEYGADVWARDDNDWTPVHFAAARDGDASVIDVLVDHGADVSARDDKGWTPLHWAAWQGSNPDTITALTRAGAAVEARSRDGWTPLHLAAHGNGPDIICTLTGAGADVGAQDLNLWTPLHWAAYGNADASVITLLAQYADVNARDGSDWTPLHWAALNNKEPGIIHALQQAGAHLETRDYLRGWTPLHLAAVWKNPEAFGALLAAEAGENTRDMERKTAWDYIADEDLQAYRAMASRSPASVEPNDSQPFKTCSDVLQ; this is encoded by the coding sequence ATGATTGACCGTGAGCCCACGATCTGCTACGTTTTCGATACTTCAAACGAGGTTGGGCGCGTGCGTTATCGTCGAAGACTTGAGTTTGCCCTCGCCGTGTTGCTCTGCGCTGCTGCTCTGCCGGTGGCGGCGCAGGACTGTGACGGGTGGAACACGCCGGGATTCTTCGCGCAAGATAAGCCTCCCGTGCACGAGTGTCTGCTGGCCGGCGCAGACGTGCTGGCGCGGGACGAAAGCGGCTGGACTCCTCTCCACTTCGCGGCGGCGTTGGACGACGCCTCCATTGTCGGCCTGCTGCTGGAATACGGCGCTGACGTCTGGGCGCGTGATGACAACGACTGGACCCCGGTCCACTTCGCGGCGGCGCGCGATGGCGATGCATCGGTCATAGATGTCCTGGTGGACCATGGCGCGGACGTGTCGGCGCGCGACGACAAGGGCTGGACCCCTCTGCACTGGGCGGCTTGGCAGGGCAGCAACCCGGATACGATCACGGCACTCACACGCGCCGGAGCCGCGGTGGAAGCGCGTAGTCGAGACGGCTGGACTCCTCTGCACTTGGCGGCGCACGGGAACGGTCCTGACATCATCTGTACTCTGACCGGCGCGGGCGCCGACGTGGGCGCACAGGACCTGAACCTCTGGACACCGCTTCATTGGGCCGCGTACGGCAACGCCGACGCCTCGGTCATCACGTTGCTTGCGCAGTATGCTGACGTCAACGCGCGTGACGGGAGCGACTGGACGCCGCTGCACTGGGCTGCTCTGAACAACAAAGAACCTGGCATCATCCATGCGCTGCAGCAGGCGGGAGCCCATCTGGAGACGCGGGACTACTTGAGAGGTTGGACTCCGCTGCACTTGGCAGCCGTCTGGAAGAACCCCGAGGCATTCGGAGCGTTGCTGGCCGCAGAAGCCGGCGAGAACACGCGGGACATGGAGCGCAAGACCGCATGGGACTACATCGCCGATGAGGATCTGCAAGCGTATCGTGCGATGGCGAGTCGATCTCCTGCGAGCGTCGAGCCGAACGACTCACAACCGTTCAAGACGTGCAGTGACGTTTTACAATAG
- the csb2 gene encoding type I-U CRISPR-associated protein Csb2: MSSAAKFGIEINFLTDRYVATFHNNRRQCEWPPHPARLFSALVAAWADAHEPAQSERAALEWLEAQAPAAITASEAVPRRVVGHFVPVNDVAVVSRAWHERTARRVSDLARQLAAEVALSAGAGTKKVAQIRRRLSRSQDVVRQTGTVGTTNPSVARAMFPERRSKQERFFPSVTPQEARVTYLWAEAPPEGVKKLLDRLLGRVTRLGHPASLVSCRVASDLPAADLEAGAGSTDLRGVRRGQLAELERRFVGHAGIKPRALPFTSVQYRAVTTDTGRASERPERPNTIGQWVVFEFGHGSRALPATRAVEITTAMRAAVFHYAADPFPEELSGHVPGGKPTAAPHVAFLPLPYVGFEHADGRLLGIAISVPDSVSETARRALFRAIGNWERTAGRSALCLTMGAGGMVHLFRQRGPATLTSLRPGVWSKASRNWVSGTPVALPRHPGRLGGGTAAARAKAWKSAESAVAAACDHVGLPAPTSVQVSLSPFLGGARPAGRYPAFHQPGPGGKLVRRQLVHACVAFERPVMGPLMLGAGRFLGLGLMRPASDPEQSGTDGANEQSSRG; this comes from the coding sequence ATGTCATCCGCCGCAAAGTTCGGCATCGAAATCAATTTCTTGACTGACCGTTACGTTGCCACGTTCCACAACAATCGTCGGCAGTGCGAGTGGCCGCCGCATCCGGCGCGGCTGTTCTCTGCACTCGTGGCCGCCTGGGCCGATGCCCACGAGCCGGCTCAGTCGGAACGCGCCGCCCTCGAATGGCTCGAAGCGCAGGCGCCGGCGGCGATCACCGCATCGGAAGCGGTGCCGCGCAGGGTGGTAGGACACTTCGTTCCGGTCAACGACGTAGCGGTCGTGAGCAGGGCATGGCATGAGCGAACCGCACGCCGCGTCTCCGATCTGGCGCGGCAACTCGCAGCCGAAGTCGCCTTATCCGCCGGAGCAGGCACCAAGAAAGTGGCCCAGATCCGGCGCCGTCTGTCCCGATCGCAGGACGTCGTACGACAGACAGGCACCGTCGGAACCACGAATCCCTCCGTTGCGCGGGCGATGTTCCCGGAGCGAAGGAGCAAGCAGGAACGGTTCTTTCCTTCCGTCACCCCCCAAGAGGCTCGTGTAACCTACCTGTGGGCAGAGGCTCCGCCCGAAGGAGTGAAGAAGCTTCTCGACCGGTTGCTCGGGAGGGTCACGCGGTTGGGGCATCCTGCATCGCTCGTTTCGTGCAGGGTGGCATCGGACCTGCCGGCGGCAGATCTTGAAGCTGGTGCGGGAAGTACGGATCTGCGCGGCGTGCGACGCGGGCAACTCGCGGAATTGGAGCGTCGGTTTGTGGGGCACGCAGGCATCAAGCCGCGCGCACTGCCGTTTACCAGCGTGCAGTATCGAGCCGTCACCACGGACACAGGGAGAGCCTCAGAGCGGCCGGAAAGGCCAAATACCATCGGACAGTGGGTCGTGTTCGAGTTCGGCCACGGCTCTCGCGCTCTACCGGCTACGCGCGCGGTGGAGATCACGACCGCGATGCGTGCTGCCGTGTTTCACTATGCCGCCGACCCGTTCCCTGAAGAGCTCAGCGGCCATGTGCCGGGCGGGAAGCCGACCGCGGCTCCCCACGTAGCGTTCCTGCCCCTTCCCTATGTTGGATTCGAGCATGCGGACGGCCGGCTATTGGGGATAGCCATCTCGGTTCCGGACTCCGTAAGCGAAACGGCACGCAGGGCGCTGTTTCGCGCCATCGGAAACTGGGAGAGGACAGCGGGCCGGTCGGCTCTTTGCCTCACCATGGGAGCCGGCGGCATGGTCCACCTGTTCCGACAGCGCGGCCCGGCGACGCTGACTTCGTTACGTCCCGGCGTGTGGAGCAAAGCTAGCCGCAACTGGGTGTCCGGCACTCCGGTCGCGTTGCCGAGACATCCAGGCCGCCTCGGAGGCGGTACCGCCGCAGCTCGCGCCAAGGCGTGGAAATCGGCAGAATCGGCAGTAGCTGCAGCGTGCGACCACGTCGGCCTGCCGGCGCCCACGTCGGTGCAGGTTTCGCTAAGCCCTTTTCTCGGCGGTGCGCGTCCGGCTGGGCGTTACCCGGCTTTCCATCAGCCCGGACCAGGCGGCAAGCTCGTACGGCGTCAACTCGTCCACGCCTGCGTGGCATTCGAGCGGCCGGTGATGGGCCCGCTCATGCTTGGAGCCGGACGATTTCTTGGTTTGGGCTTGATGCGTCCCGCTTCCGATCCCGAGCAGTCTGGCACCGACGGCGCAAATGAGCAATCTTCCCGCGGTTGA
- the cas7u gene encoding type I-U CRISPR-associated RAMP protein Csb1/Cas7u has translation MTNITLERLRDAVAGSAVALRSRTTLQPAGGPGDKVFPPSYGVEGQSHKYAVEERQVGEGDRISTTVLLDSVASQANRAELALLEGWERGELLFPVPYVDFSDDDGLTDYEKLTVLEAPHRLADAIFRDSLLGGTLFRLSDVGRAITDATPRNATDLFRYSPSSLLFGMWDSTGPKGGLGSKFQRAYVSEIVGFDAQVGNKVRSRIDPLQIEKVASEDRVFNSADPNEVWTHDSDTAERDKNGNPAPASRGSESGEAGQPSKINHGNIVPSIDAQAGGVTISSARQTTVISLAALRRLRLKGFDRAAETAARTAIAALGVAAIAYQHETDYDLRSRCLLLPTHPPRLELLGRDGSATEVVAVDRDGAAQLLRDAAALAANAGIGWETGDIRLVPAPKLLELIRRSRKVSATEQPAE, from the coding sequence ATGACCAACATCACCTTGGAGCGACTTCGCGACGCAGTTGCCGGTAGTGCGGTGGCGTTACGCTCCCGCACGACGCTGCAACCTGCTGGAGGTCCAGGCGACAAGGTCTTCCCGCCGAGCTACGGCGTCGAAGGGCAGAGTCACAAATACGCAGTGGAAGAGCGCCAAGTCGGTGAGGGAGACCGCATCTCTACCACCGTGCTCCTGGACTCGGTAGCCTCGCAGGCAAACCGGGCGGAACTGGCTCTGCTCGAAGGCTGGGAGCGAGGCGAACTCCTATTTCCCGTACCGTACGTCGACTTCTCCGACGACGACGGGCTCACCGATTATGAGAAGCTCACCGTACTGGAGGCTCCCCACCGGCTGGCCGACGCTATCTTCCGCGACAGCCTGCTCGGCGGCACCCTGTTCCGTCTCTCCGATGTCGGGCGGGCGATCACGGACGCCACACCACGCAACGCCACCGACCTTTTTCGCTACTCGCCAAGTTCCCTTCTGTTCGGGATGTGGGACTCGACCGGGCCAAAGGGAGGACTGGGCTCCAAGTTCCAGCGCGCTTATGTGTCCGAGATCGTCGGCTTCGACGCGCAGGTCGGCAACAAGGTGCGCAGCCGCATCGATCCCCTACAGATCGAGAAGGTTGCGTCCGAGGATCGCGTCTTCAACAGCGCCGATCCTAACGAGGTCTGGACGCACGACTCCGACACCGCAGAGCGCGACAAGAACGGCAACCCGGCGCCAGCCTCGCGCGGTAGCGAAAGCGGGGAGGCTGGCCAGCCCTCCAAGATCAACCATGGCAACATCGTTCCATCAATAGACGCGCAGGCCGGTGGCGTCACCATCTCGAGCGCTCGCCAGACTACCGTAATCTCGCTGGCGGCGCTGCGGCGGCTGCGTCTCAAGGGCTTCGACCGCGCCGCGGAGACGGCAGCACGAACCGCGATTGCGGCGCTGGGGGTCGCGGCCATCGCGTACCAGCATGAGACCGACTATGACCTCCGGTCGCGCTGCCTGCTGCTGCCGACGCACCCTCCGCGCCTGGAACTGCTCGGGCGTGATGGGTCGGCTACGGAGGTGGTAGCAGTGGACCGCGACGGGGCCGCGCAACTGCTTCGAGATGCCGCGGCACTTGCCGCCAATGCGGGAATCGGCTGGGAAACCGGCGACATACGGCTGGTTCCCGCACCGAAGCTGCTGGAACTGATTCGGCGCAGCCGCAAGGTGTCGGCGACCGAGCAACCGGCGGAGTGA
- the cas7u gene encoding type I-U CRISPR-associated RAMP protein Csb1/Cas7u, whose protein sequence is MPLDLSPLAGAPRLLLEAELRPVQGSRFQPTGFPNLGPAVYATPDGGGQTVLVESAQSMANRLEAVCWDEAADDWVPPLRGLPLVKVVDEQSQPKTNSVLEAHRLNSPYILEGKDKSVFDVLKSRLAEMETGRVDLRELARVLVEFDVNALLHGVFLAKKDLAGGRLRLPRVLSAFIEASGARTVTSGGVKNDAVNPSGDTAKGFGNVPFSRDEYVAERIVAYFNLDLRQIRSFALGDEVERLLISLALFKVQSFLAVGLRLRTACDLDVVSVRVTRPATFTLPALDDLRSDMPGLISAVAEREMFHEPRAVTVTFS, encoded by the coding sequence ATGCCGCTTGATCTTTCGCCGCTGGCCGGCGCACCGCGTCTATTGCTGGAGGCAGAACTGCGTCCGGTGCAGGGGTCTCGATTCCAGCCCACGGGCTTCCCCAATCTCGGACCGGCGGTCTATGCCACGCCGGATGGCGGCGGACAGACCGTCCTCGTGGAGAGTGCGCAAAGCATGGCGAATCGCCTCGAGGCCGTGTGCTGGGACGAAGCCGCGGACGACTGGGTTCCCCCGCTACGCGGCCTGCCGCTGGTCAAGGTGGTCGACGAGCAGAGCCAGCCAAAGACCAACTCGGTCCTGGAAGCACACCGCCTGAACTCGCCCTACATCCTGGAGGGAAAGGACAAGTCGGTCTTCGACGTCCTCAAGAGCCGGCTCGCCGAGATGGAGACCGGTAGAGTCGACCTGCGAGAGTTGGCGCGGGTGCTCGTGGAGTTCGACGTCAATGCATTGCTGCATGGGGTGTTCCTCGCCAAGAAGGATCTCGCCGGCGGCCGGCTGCGCCTGCCACGGGTGCTGTCGGCGTTCATCGAGGCTTCCGGAGCTCGCACCGTCACCAGCGGGGGAGTCAAGAATGACGCCGTCAATCCGAGCGGCGACACCGCGAAAGGTTTCGGCAACGTCCCGTTTTCGAGGGACGAGTACGTGGCGGAGAGGATCGTGGCGTACTTCAATCTCGACCTGCGGCAGATTCGGTCGTTCGCACTGGGGGACGAAGTGGAGCGTCTGTTGATCTCCCTGGCACTGTTCAAAGTGCAATCGTTCCTCGCCGTGGGCTTGCGGCTGCGTACCGCGTGCGATCTCGACGTGGTTTCGGTCCGCGTCACACGTCCGGCGACGTTCACCCTTCCGGCTCTGGACGACCTCCGCTCCGACATGCCGGGACTGATCTCCGCGGTTGCAGAGCGCGAGATGTTCCATGAGCCCCGCGCGGTGACCGTCACGTTCTCGTAG